From one Flavobacteriales bacterium genomic stretch:
- a CDS encoding DUF559 domain-containing protein, with translation ALECDGDAVHMRRSAVERDKRRSNILQSLGWSTLQFTTRELTTNMDHTLSVVQESIARYGGLWHPGEGSKRTE, from the coding sequence CGCGTTGGAATGCGATGGAGATGCGGTACACATGCGCCGCAGTGCCGTGGAGCGGGACAAGCGCCGGAGCAACATCCTGCAAAGCCTGGGCTGGAGCACCCTTCAATTCACCACCAGGGAGCTCACCACCAACATGGACCATACGCTGAGCGTGGTGCAGGAGAGCATTGCACGATACGGCGGGCTGTGGCATCCGGGTGAAGGGTCAAAGCGAACGGAGTAG